The DNA region CTTAATGCCTCTTTCCAATCTTGCCTCAAATGAATCACCTTCTTTAGGGGGGATTAAGATAACATTTCGTCGCGAATACACGTGTTATGTGATATCAGTCAGCTTATCAATTAAGCTACACGTCATGTTGAACCTTAGATAGAATTCGGTTAGCTACTGCCGTTGAATCTATTTGATCTGTAAAGATGTGTTCACCAATTTTAATCTCTTTCAACTTGTCTACACATTTTTCATTTTGTTGAAAGGTCCATCCTCCAGGAGTATCCCCTCTTTTTGTTAACCGAGCATGTAATGTTTCGTTAGACGCAATCAGACAAAAGTGATATATATCTTTATCAATATCTTTTAATCCGTTGTATATGTATTCGAAGTTTTGATGCTTGTATATAGTCATAGGAACAATTAGATGTTTATTATATTTTCGTTTTAATTCTTTTGCTACATTTACAACTAGTACTCTCCAAAGCTCCATATCTTGAAAATCATCTGTTTTCTCTTCCTTCAATTTAATCTCATCAGTAACAATTTTCCTAAGCATGTATCCAATTTCTTCTGGATCGAAAATCATATTGTTTGCAATAAATGGATGTAGCATGTTTGCTGCAGTGGTTTTTCCTGCACCAAATGCACCATTGATCATCACTATCATTCTATCACTCCATTGATTTGCTCTTGAATTTGACTGATTTCACATAACGGGCCGCGGGATTTGCGACGTTTCTGAGCTTTAGGACTGCTTGCAGTTCTAAGCGAAGCATGTTGCGCAAATGCCGTGGATTGGCGAGCTACTTTTCTTATATAGAATCGTGTGATAAAATTGGTTTACCAATATAATAGTCTGCATAAACTTATAAAGACCGCAGATGTTGCAAGCATCTACGGTCTGCACAATAGATTGCCCTCAATGGCGATCGTTAATGGATTCTTAACGAAGTAAGACCTCCGAAACTTCCAGGCTCAAGGGAGGTCTACTTCTTTTTTAAGTAGGAAAGTAAGGCGAGGATGAACATGCCAAATATGAGCATCAAATTAAAGTATCCTTTACTTCCATGGTATCACCTCCTTTCTAGGAGATGAACCAACCACCCTTGAGAACCGATTCTATTGCATCCATATTATACACAATGCTGAATGCGAACATATGCTTTTATATCCTATCTTTTTCTCTATCTTCATGTTTTTCTTTTCTGTCGTATAACGTTTCGTATCTACGACGTCCCTGACCTTACAGGCGCAGGCTGAGCCTTAGATAGCTCTTATCTTATCTTAGGCTCGGGCATGCTGGGTCAAAGATTTAGCCGGTGCAGGGTTGCCGCAGCTCCAACTTCTTCGAAAATGCTTCTTGCGGACCGAGGTCCGTATTGGCCGAATGTGTGAATGCTGTGTTATGCGAAGGACTTCACTTCAATGAATACTCATACAAAATCATCCCCGAATAACCGACACTGAATCCTTCTTTTAATTTTTCAAACTCACTACTCTGGATTCCAAATGCAAATGAAAAATCTGAATTAAATCCTGTTTGCCCAGTTTCAATTATCTCCCCCTGTGGATCTCTCAGGATAAATTGCCCATTTGCCCCTGTACTTGTATATGTCCCATCATTATTAAATATCTTGTTATAAAGAAAAGTACCCTCCTCAGAATCGAGCATATACGTTGTGTGAAAAATAAAAAGAATGTCGTGTTCACGGTTAATTACTTTATGAAGTAAAAAGCTAGTATTGTGAAATTCTGCAACCTGAACATCTAGTTTATGCGAATCTACTGACGATAAAGGGATCCATTCTGGGTCAATGAACAATTCAATGTTCTCTTTTTCTTTCTGATCGATTGTATATTGTCCGCTTTCAAATATATTTTTAACAGGTTTTTCATTTTCAGATTGATGTACAGAGTATGCACACGCCTGAGTTATTCCACATGTGAGAAAAATAAAAATTAAGAAAATAAGCTTTGGTTTTACTTGCACTATATCTCTATCCTTTCTGAAGTGTTTCGTATAACGGGCCGCATTTACGAACCCTCACCGACTTAAGTGACCGAAGGGAACGGCCGCGATGCGGTTAGTCGGTGAAGGGTTGTCGCCTGAATCCACTTCTCCGAAATCCCTCTTGCAGACCAAGGATCGCTTGTGATCCGTAGTAGAAACACTTTGTTATCAGATGTTCATGTCTTCTTAGAGATATTTACAATATGATCTTATGTATTCCTGCTTCTCCTAAAAAATCTGATCTTGCCAATCCTTGTTCCCCTAATAATATTCTGTCGTTTTTAATTGCCTAGCTGACTTTCTGTCTACGCTTAAAGCATGACGTTACCGCTATGCCTCCAAGACTTAATACAGAGCGGATGGCTAGCCCTTACCCTGGTGGGATCTCCCCCCACCAAAATGTGCGACCTGCCAGGGCGCACTGTAGATATATTGTTATGCACAGTTACTTCCCTTCTTTGAAAATACAATCGGTAAAATGAATATGATATAATTGAACTAAAGTTATTAATATATGGCAAAAATGTTTATGTAAAGGGGTGATGAACATGGCCATATCAAAAGATGAACTTTCCAAAATGATACAACAGTTACCTGAACAAGATCTTGATTTAGTTCATAATTTAGTGAAAAGATTAATTAACTCAACTGACTCACACATTCCTTACGATGATGAACCTTTAACTGAAGATGATAAAAGAGCTATTAAAGAAGCTAAAATTGAATACCAACAAGGAAAAACTTTAAATTTAAAGGATATTGAAAATGAGTTACGAAGTTGAGTTATCAAGTTCAGCAAATAAATACTTAAGAAAACTTGATAAAAAAACTCGTAATCGAATCCTTAATCACATTTTAATATTATCAGAAAATCCACGACATCCCGAATTAAATATAAAGAAATTGCAAGGTGAAGAAAGCCTTTACCGACTTCGTATTGGTGACTTTCGTGTTATGTATTCAGTTTATGATGACGTACTGATAATTTTCATAGTAAAAATTGGACCTCGTGGAGATATCTATAAAAAGTAATTTAACAAGTCACTTGATAGAGTGGCTTTTTTTTCTTTTTTAGTAATTGCGCATAACGTTTCGTATCTACGACCGCCCATGAGTCTTACAGGTGAAGCCTGAACCTAGAAATGCCTTTCTTGGTGAAGGCGAGCCGACTCGGTTGGCGAACGGGTTGTGTCGAGCACTACCTCCCTTGCCTACTCTTCGAGACCGAGGGTGCTTGTCACCCGACGCGTGAACACGGTGTTATCTGATGGGCACTATCTAAAAGAATTCATATAAGTCGTTGAAATATTTAATGTCCTCATCACAAACAGCATCAATTCCATAGCCTTTATAGAAAATCTCTCTGTCTATTTCGTTATTAAAAATATAAGGCTTTGGTCTAGTTGCTAGTGTTAGATCATATCTAGGGTCTCCAAACGCACCTCCAGACCAATCAATAATGCCAACAATTTCTGTTCCTTGAACTAATACATTATCGATAGTAAAATCACCGTGGATTAATGTATGATCAACTTTTATTGGTCTCTTTTTCATTAAATTGTTGAGTAATTCTTTTGTACCATCTACCTCGTATTTTTTTAGGTTATATTCAGCCTCGATAAGTTTCTTTTCTAACCATGGTTGCTCACCTGCAGTTAGCTCTTTTGGACATGTTGTACTATGTAAATCCCTTAATACTTGACCATAGTTATATAAGATTTCTTCTTTGTGTTGTTTTGAAATACCTCTCTGAAACAAACTTCGTATTGTTTCACCTTCTATAAAACTCATTAGCAACCAGGAGGAATTTCTATCCTCTGTAAATTTATAACGCTTGGGAACTGGTAATGATGTATTGTTTAGAATATGTAAGATTTTGCTTTCCTGGAATAGGCACTTTCGATATAGCTCTTGAACACTTTTCTTTAAAACAAATTTTCCCTTCTCACTAGTCACTATGCCTACACTCGAAGTACATCCTTGCTTAGGAAAAGAAATGTTTTTAATACCTCCGATTAATTGAGTAAATTCATATGGAATCTTTTCTATTTCAATAGGCTTCATTATAACAAAACTCCAGATTATTCTATTAAAGTGCTTTTCAGATAACGTTTCCGTATCTGCGACGCCTCTGAGCTTACAAGCATGACTAAGCCTTAGATAGCTCTTATCTTTGGCTTAGCCATGCTGACTCAATTAGCGAAGAAATGTGTATCTGAGTTCACTTCTAAGCCTGTCGGCATCCAGAGACCAAGCCGCCTCAAGCGGCGCCGTGTAGATATTTTGTTATGTGTAGTTACTGGTTACTTCGTGAAAAAGAAATCTACTACTAGTCTTCTTTTAATTGCTTTGTAAATCTATATCCGTTAATTTCAAAGCCTTGGCTTTTATAAAAAGAATGTGCTGCTTCACGTTCAGGCTTTATCCCACTTGTTAAAAACATTGTTGAAGCACCCCTATTTACTCCCCATTCCTCCGCTTTATTTATAAGTGATTTTCCTATTCCCTTACCTCTTTCTTCTTTACTTGTTACAAGTAAAGATATTTGAACAAAAGGTTTACTTTCTTCATAGATATAAAGTTCTCTTAATCCAATCATTCCAACTACTTTATCATTTTCCTCTGCTACAAAAGTAGAGTACATGGACAAGGCTAATATATTTTCCATTCTACACTGCATCTCTTGTAAATTTGTTGGATAACCCAAGTCTTCCATCAATCCAACAACATCTTTTAAATCGCTCATTTTGAACTCTCTTATTTGAACCATTTTTCTCACCTCATAAGTCACAACAATCGTAATTTAATATGGGTACAGTTTTTTTATAATTGCATCTTTTTAGTTACTCTCTAACAAAAACAGTAATTACATATAACGTTTGCGTATTCACGACGCCCATGAGCCTTACAGGCGATGTCCTGAACCTAGAAATGCTTTTCTTGGTGAAGGTGAGCAGACTCGGTTGGCGAATGGAGTGTGTCCCGGTAAATACTCCCTCTGCTTCAATCTCCCGGGACCGAGGGCGCTAGCCCGTAGCGTAGATACTTTGTTATGTAAAGTTATTGGCCCGCATTAATCCTACATTATGTCGTTAACAATTTCTCTTAAGTGAACCTGGTACATCTTATTTTCTTCTCTTAGAATTAACATGTCTCCTCTGAAGTCTCTATCGGTTGATTTAATAGTTTTACCTTCCTCATTAACAAACTTAATTGTTTTATGAGTTTTAAATCCTCTGGAACCTCTATTTTCAAGTAGTATATATTCATTGTGTTTACTATATCCAGCATCAAATAAGAAAAAATTATCAAATACTATGAATCCAGAAGAACCTGAAATATTGGGATTATAAAAATCCACTTCATTGTTTTCTATCTTTCCTAGATTAAAATCACTATAGTAGTAGAACCAGACTTGATTATCATTAACAACATTTAAAGCATAACAGTCACAGATATCCGCATCATTATTTGAAAATACTTTGTTTCCTTTCTCATCCCATGCTACTAGCCCAGAAGCACCTACAGGCGGGTTCCATCCATAATTTCCAAAAACGCCTTCATCAAAATAACTTGTCCAAATCTTTCCCTTTTTGCTTACTTGTACATTTTCAATACCATCACCTAACAGTATCTCTATAATATCTACTCCGTCTAAGGTAACTATTTTACCGTTTAGATCATATTTATTATTTCCGTAATATCTGGTTCTAGCACCTACAAGAAGTAGCTTATCCTCTTGTAAAGGTTGCAAAAAATGATAGTTAAAAAATTGATTATAAATATAAGTTTCAAATATATACTGACTGTCCAAAATTAGCACTTTATAAGTATGTGCATCTGAGAGCTTGGATTTAACAAACATCCCATCAATTCTTTGAGGCTCTTCATCTACAAGCAACACATAAATGTTCTTGTTAAATCCAATTGTAGAAGATACAATTCTATAACCATAAACATAATTGCTTATATCTTCTATAGCCTTAAGCTGATAATTTATTTTTTTCTTCATTGTATCTCCTTTCTATATTGCAATCATTTTACATAACGTTGCGTATTCACGACGCCCATGAGCCTTACAGGCGCAGGCTGAACCTAGAAATGCCTTTCTTGGTGAAGGCAAGCCGACTCGGTTGGCGAACAGGATGTGTCGCTGAATTCACTTCAATGCCTTTCGACAACTGTCGACCGAGCCGCCCCCGCGCGGCAATGTGTGAATATTGTGTTATCGGATGGCGATGCCTTCTCTGTTCAGATTGCCATGGACGGCAATCCCTTTCTTGTTAAACTAAAGCACCCGTTACTTCAACAAAAAATCGAAATATTTTCAGTCCCAGATTTGTGGTCTATCAATATCCATTGTTCTCATATAGTCTAACAATTGACCTGTGTGAACAGATTCGTGATAAGCTATACGCAACAACATATCACCAAGTGTTCTAACATATCCTACATCAGAACGATCTATTTTAATGTTTTCTAAATCACTGGGATTGATTGTCTTTATGTAACAAATGAATTTTTCACGATATGGTTGGGCAAATGCCAAATCATCTTCTACTGTTGTAAATTTTTTTGCATCAAAAGGGTTAGACAAACTTGTTAACACTCCGCTACCTTTTCCCACAAGAATTTGATGATAAAGAAATTCACCTTCTAATATATGTCTAATCATCTCGGCACAAGTCATTGCTTCTTCATCAGGTTTCCATTCTAGCATCTTGCTCGGTATTGCTTTCCATACTTTTATGCTCCTACGTCTAATTTCTTCAAAATTTAGTATTATTAAATCATTCTGGTTCACTTTGTTTCTCCCCCTGTATACTTCTTATTCTATGACAAAGAAAGAACACTCGTTCTCACTATGCCAAATATGAAATATTTCATTAAAAGACTTTCCTTCCCATATAAATTTTAATTAATGTTTCATAACTCTTGTTAAACTAGTATATTCTATGCTTTTAAAAACTGCGGCCATGGACGGACGCACCTTTACATCGCTTTCCGATAACGTTCTTGTGTTCACAACGCCCGTGAGCTTACAGGCGAAGGCTGAACCTAGAAATGCCTTTCTTGGTGAAGCCAAGCAGACACGGTTAGTGAACGAGTTGTGTCGAGCGATACTACCTTGTATCCTCTTCGAGACCGAGGGCGCTTGTCGCCCGGCGCGTGAAAACGGTGTTATCGGATGGTGATGTCTACTCTGTTCAGAGGTTGCCATGGACGGCAACCCCTTTCTTGTTAATCTAAAGCACCCTATAGTTAATCAAAGAAGTTCAATATTTGATAATTAATTTAAGCTGCATATTGTTATCCCTTTTTACCTTCCCCGTTAGTACAATTTTATTCTTATTCTCCTGTTTCCCAACTACCTTGCAACTTCCGAATGTAAACGATTTGTCCAATGTGATATGCGTTATGAGTAGATACATTTCCTAGTAATGCCCACCACTTCGCAGGCACTGGAAAACCTACAACATCATTTTCAATTTTTTCTTTTGTTAATAAACTTTGCCATCGTAATAACACTTCTAATAGGTGGTCTTTTAAGTAATTAAATGTATGGTTAGCATGGATTTCAAAACTTTTATTATTATTTCCTATTGACTGTACAGCATTGAAATCAGATTCTTGGTATCTTTTTTGCCATGTTTGGTTCCAATATAATAGATGTTGCACAATTTCGGCTATACTATGACTATTTTCGTTTGGCTTCCAAAATGCTTGCTCTTCTGACAAATCTTCTACTGATTCTGAAAATGTTATATACCAACTAGGGTCATTAGCATTTGCTAACAACAGTTCAGATAAAACCTCTTTTGCATGAACCATTACCCCACACTCCTCATTTTAATATCTTTAACAATCCTACTTCGATAGTTGAAGATAAATATTATTAATTAAAGCACTTTCGATTTTTTAAAATTTGTGGCCATGGGCGACCGCAACCATACATCGCTTTCCGATAACATATTTTTTCTGACATCTATCATAATAAATGATATTTTAATAGATTTTACGACAGATGTCGTAAATAATCACTTTAAAACTTGAAATCTATTGTTCATCAGGCCTTTCATGTAACATTCGATCCAATGGACTTTGGATCCTACTGACATCCTTTTTGGTCACATGTGTATAAATCTCAGTCGTCGTTGAATTTTTATGTCCTAATAATTCTTGGATATACCTTAAGTCCGTCCCTCCTTCTAATAAATGAGTAGCAAATGAATGACGCAGAGAATGAATCGATACTTTTTTGGTAATTTTAGCATTGGTACAAGCCTTTTCAAAGATTCTTTGAACTGTCCTTGCTGTAATATGCTTATCTGGATTTTCACCGGGAAACAGCCACTGACGTGGTCGGTACATCATCACATAATCTATTATGACGTCTAATGCAGCTTTGGAAAGGATGGTGTATCTATCTTTTCTTCCTTTTCCTTGCTTAACATGTAGCAACATTCTGTCTTTATCGATATCACTTACTTTTAGTTGTACCACTTCACTCACACGTAGGCCAGCTGAGTATGTCACATAAAGTATAGCTCGGTGTTTTTTATTTTTTACAGAGTTTAGTAAACTATAAACTTCTTTAAGACTCAGTATAGTAGGCAGTTTTTGTTGTTTTTTGGGTCGAGGAATATCTAGTTTCATCTGTCTTCCTATTACATATTCATAATAAAAGTTAAAGGAACTGATCGCTTGGTTAACATATGAATGGGTTCTTTCTTTCTCTTCTATTAGGAAAAGCAGATATTGCTTTACATTTTCCTCCGTTAATTCACTTGGTAATTTATTAAAATATCTAGATAATCGTTTAATATGTAATACGTATACCTTGCGAGACCGCGAACTATAGCCGCGTAGCTGAAGTTCATGTTTCTTTTTTTCTAACGTATAGGCTAGAGGAATCTCTATATTTTTACTGTTGGACATTGTAGAAGAATCGGGATTATTGAACGTTGGTGAATAGATAATTTTTTCTTCTGAGAAGACTCCCTTGACGTGTTCCAGTGCTTTTCTCGTGTTTGGAATAATCCAACATTTCTTTTCTTGATTCCACTGACGTCCTTTTACTGCTCTTATTTTCTGTACTCGTTCTTCAGAGTAGGGAAAATATACGTGTAGCTCGTATTCACTTACTTTTTTTATCCTTATCGTCATAGCTTTACCTCTTTTTAAATTGGAGTGATACGATGGTGTCTGACATGGTTATATATATCATAAATGCATACTTTTTAATGGAAATAATTTCTTTAGTTCTTCAGTATACTACAAAAATCCTTCCCAAAAACAAAAAAAGCACCTTTTCAGGCACTTTTTCAGGCACTTTTTGTCAAACATTCGAATTATATGTTTGTCGGCGAGTTTTTGAAGCATAAGCTTTCCGAACGGAAATTTTATGGTTTATGTCACACAGAAATAAAAAAACCACCAAATTAGTATTTTGGTGGAGGCGGTGGGAGTCGAACCCACGTCCGAAGATAACGCAACAATAGCCTCTACGAGCGTAGTCATTGTATTTGAGCTTCGCCTATTAGAACGCCCAACGACTGGCCACCTAATAAGCTAACCTGATTAGCTTAGACATGATCCGCAGGTGGAGAACCATGCTGCAGCCCACTGATGAGTGAACCCTAGTCTGTCAACATGGGCGATTGACAGGTAGAGCCGCTAGCATTATGCTGCTAAAGCGAAGTTATTGTTAGATTTGCCAGTTATTATTGGCGAATGCGTTTTTACGAGGCCGACCCCTCGACTCGCAGCTAAAGCCCGAACTATCCCCGTCGAATCCAGAACGCCCCCTCATAGGAGTGTCTGTTCTAAGATAGTTTTACAGCTCAGCTGTTATCTTCAAGCGTACGTTACGCTCTATTCAGCTGTCGTCAGTGACTCAATCGCTAGTCTCTGATAGTGTCACTAGATAATATACTATAGCATATTCACAGTAAAAATGCAACTTTTACACTGATCAAGTGTGCCGTAACCCCCTCCGAAGCAACCTTTGAGTGAAGCTCGAGTAGCGGAGGAGAGGAGCACCAGCCTTACGCTCTTTGACACCCCATAGCACGTGACGTGCCCCTCCGAAGCAACCTTTGAGCGAGGCTCGAGTTGCGCAGGAGTGGAGCACCAACCTTACGCTATTTGACACCCTATAGCAAGTGGCAATTGGCGTGCCCTCTCCGAAGCAACCTTTGAGTGAAGCTCGAGTTGCGGAGGAGAGGAGCACCAGCCTTACGCTATTTGACCCCCCATAGCAAGTGACGTGCCCCTCCGAAGCACCCTTTGAGCGATGCTCGAGTTGCGGAGGAGAGGAGCACCAGCCTTCCGCTATTTGACACCTATAGCAAGTGACGTGCCCCCTCCGAAGCAACCTTTGAGCGAGGCTCGAGGTGCGCAGGAGTGGAGCACCAACCGTACGCTATTTGACACCCTATAGCACGTGGCAATTGGCGTGCCCTCTCCGAAGCACCCTTTGAGTGAAGCTCGAGTTGCGGAGGAGAGGAGCACCAGCCTTCCGCTATTTGACACCTATAGCAAGTGACGTGCCCCCTCCGAAGCAACCTTTGAGCGATGCTCGAGTTGCGGAGGAGAGGAGCACCAGCCTTACGCTATTTGACACCCCATAGCAAGTGACGTGCCCCTCCGAAGCAACCTTTGAGCGATGCTCGAGTTGCGGAGGAGAGGAGCACCAGCCTTACGCTATTTGACACCTATAGCAAGTGACGTGCCCCCTCCGAAGCAACCTTTGAGCGATGCTCGAGTTGCGGAGAAGGGGGCCACGCCACTAAACAAATTACATCTTCTGCCGCTCCCGAAACGCCCGCTCGATATCCCGCTTGGCATCCTTTCGTTTTAGCGCCTCACGCTTATCGTGTAGCTTTTTACCTTTCGCTAGAGCCAATTGTAACTTGGCATAACCGTTTTTGAGATATAATTTTAGCGGAACCAAAGAAAAGCCTTGTTCCCGTGTTTTACCGATCAACTGATTTATTTCCTTACGATTGAGCAATAATTTCCGCGCCCGTTCAGGCTCATGATTGTAGCGATTACCTTGCTCATACGGGCTGATGTGCATATTGTGTAGCCACACCTCTCCGTTTTTGACACGGGCGAAGCTGTCCTTTAAATTAGACCTTCCGGCTCGGATAGACTTAATTTCTGTCCCCGTAAGAACAATACCAGCCTCAAACGTTTCTTCTATATGAAAATCGTGTCTGGCCTTTTTATTCTGGGCCACTGTTTTAATCCCTCTAGCCATAGGGTAACACCTCGATTCTATCTGTACCCTTCATTATATCAATATCTGTTTCCATAGTTCAACAGGTCCGATTTTGTAAGAGGTCACAATAACGCCATTAGTGATAAACAACCCCGAATAAGATGGCGATCCCGATCACAGCTAAAGGATGCAAATGGAAAACGAAGATGAGCACAGCTG from Caldalkalibacillus salinus includes:
- a CDS encoding AAA family ATPase; this encodes MIVMINGAFGAGKTTAANMLHPFIANNMIFDPEEIGYMLRKIVTDEIKLKEEKTDDFQDMELWRVLVVNVAKELKRKYNKHLIVPMTIYKHQNFEYIYNGLKDIDKDIYHFCLIASNETLHARLTKRGDTPGGWTFQQNEKCVDKLKEIKIGEHIFTDQIDSTAVANRILSKVQHDV
- a CDS encoding putative holin-like toxin, producing the protein MMLIFGMFILALLSYLKKK
- a CDS encoding type II toxin-antitoxin system RelE family toxin, whose amino-acid sequence is MSYEVELSSSANKYLRKLDKKTRNRILNHILILSENPRHPELNIKKLQGEESLYRLRIGDFRVMYSVYDDVLIIFIVKIGPRGDIYKK
- a CDS encoding phosphotransferase; the protein is MKPIEIEKIPYEFTQLIGGIKNISFPKQGCTSSVGIVTSEKGKFVLKKSVQELYRKCLFQESKILHILNNTSLPVPKRYKFTEDRNSSWLLMSFIEGETIRSLFQRGISKQHKEEILYNYGQVLRDLHSTTCPKELTAGEQPWLEKKLIEAEYNLKKYEVDGTKELLNNLMKKRPIKVDHTLIHGDFTIDNVLVQGTEIVGIIDWSGGAFGDPRYDLTLATRPKPYIFNNEIDREIFYKGYGIDAVCDEDIKYFNDLYEFF
- a CDS encoding GNAT family N-acetyltransferase — encoded protein: MVQIREFKMSDLKDVVGLMEDLGYPTNLQEMQCRMENILALSMYSTFVAEENDKVVGMIGLRELYIYEESKPFVQISLLVTSKEERGKGIGKSLINKAEEWGVNRGASTMFLTSGIKPEREAAHSFYKSQGFEINGYRFTKQLKED
- a CDS encoding DinB family protein; this encodes MNQNDLIILNFEEIRRRSIKVWKAIPSKMLEWKPDEEAMTCAEMIRHILEGEFLYHQILVGKGSGVLTSLSNPFDAKKFTTVEDDLAFAQPYREKFICYIKTINPSDLENIKIDRSDVGYVRTLGDMLLRIAYHESVHTGQLLDYMRTMDIDRPQIWD
- a CDS encoding DinB family protein, giving the protein MVHAKEVLSELLLANANDPSWYITFSESVEDLSEEQAFWKPNENSHSIAEIVQHLLYWNQTWQKRYQESDFNAVQSIGNNNKSFEIHANHTFNYLKDHLLEVLLRWQSLLTKEKIENDVVGFPVPAKWWALLGNVSTHNAYHIGQIVYIRKLQGSWETGE
- a CDS encoding tyrosine-type recombinase/integrase — its product is MTIRIKKVSEYELHVYFPYSEERVQKIRAVKGRQWNQEKKCWIIPNTRKALEHVKGVFSEEKIIYSPTFNNPDSSTMSNSKNIEIPLAYTLEKKKHELQLRGYSSRSRKVYVLHIKRLSRYFNKLPSELTEENVKQYLLFLIEEKERTHSYVNQAISSFNFYYEYVIGRQMKLDIPRPKKQQKLPTILSLKEVYSLLNSVKNKKHRAILYVTYSAGLRVSEVVQLKVSDIDKDRMLLHVKQGKGRKDRYTILSKAALDVIIDYVMMYRPRQWLFPGENPDKHITARTVQRIFEKACTNAKITKKVSIHSLRHSFATHLLEGGTDLRYIQELLGHKNSTTTEIYTHVTKKDVSRIQSPLDRMLHERPDEQ
- the smpB gene encoding SsrA-binding protein SmpB, translated to MARGIKTVAQNKKARHDFHIEETFEAGIVLTGTEIKSIRAGRSNLKDSFARVKNGEVWLHNMHISPYEQGNRYNHEPERARKLLLNRKEINQLIGKTREQGFSLVPLKLYLKNGYAKLQLALAKGKKLHDKREALKRKDAKRDIERAFRERQKM